In Kitasatospora sp. NBC_00240, the following are encoded in one genomic region:
- a CDS encoding DUF4265 domain-containing protein — MGHAEDGAARLVRLADDGAGKWPKRRRLLRKWLWLEKFVDDLDHLNAVEALSALEGHQEAAAALLTRCAQDASLHGHLRRSAAATLAGMAERRENGAALLARLARDPAVGHGRSEASGTITRMTSDPQPPAGTRTHIRLLAGHAGAGRPVFEVLPARPVQSDLFRLAGSPGMVLGCAAGDVLRVADDGQFEVVEQGDNWCIQAAGLGRLSPGSFVALREAAAVLPGMAEAPADLRFIVVTVSRTVGLPAIERVMDTWAAGIDGVEWWLGNGDHPAASA; from the coding sequence GTGGGCCACGCCGAGGACGGCGCCGCGCGCCTGGTGCGCCTCGCCGACGACGGCGCCGGGAAGTGGCCGAAACGACGCCGGCTGCTGCGGAAGTGGCTCTGGCTCGAAAAATTCGTGGACGACCTCGACCATCTGAACGCGGTGGAGGCCCTGAGCGCCCTGGAGGGGCATCAGGAGGCCGCAGCCGCTCTGTTGACCCGCTGCGCCCAGGACGCCTCGCTGCACGGTCACCTCCGCCGCAGCGCGGCCGCGACCTTGGCGGGGATGGCGGAGCGCCGGGAGAACGGTGCCGCCCTGCTGGCCCGCCTCGCCCGGGACCCCGCCGTGGGCCACGGTCGGTCGGAGGCTAGTGGGACGATCACTCGCATGACGTCCGATCCTCAGCCGCCGGCCGGTACCCGCACCCACATACGTCTTCTGGCGGGTCACGCCGGGGCCGGGCGTCCGGTGTTCGAAGTACTGCCGGCCCGGCCGGTGCAGTCGGACCTGTTCCGGCTGGCAGGAAGCCCGGGCATGGTGCTCGGATGCGCGGCCGGTGACGTGCTGAGGGTCGCCGATGACGGCCAGTTCGAAGTAGTCGAACAGGGCGACAACTGGTGCATTCAGGCAGCCGGCCTCGGGCGCTTGAGCCCCGGATCATTTGTGGCGCTCAGAGAAGCAGCCGCGGTTCTCCCCGGCATGGCCGAGGCACCGGCAGACCTGCGTTTCATCGTCGTCACCGTCAGCCGGACGGTCGGCCTGCCTGCGATCGAGCGGGTCATGGACACATGGGCCGCGGGCATCGACGGGGTCGAGTGGTGGCTCGGCAACGGAGATCACCCGGCCGCCTCTGCCTGA
- a CDS encoding isochorismatase family protein — translation MNASTTLRDVFGLDSRPPRLAGSTLVMIDFQQTYRGGVLALEGAEQALAAGARLLAAARAAGVPVVHVVNNGGAGTPYDVRAQIGAISAEVAPVEGEPVVVKRVPNAFHDTELEKTLRALGAGSELVLAGFMTHMCVTFTAQGAFLAGYRPTVVAEATATRALAAPDGGVLPAAVLQSAALATVADLFGTVTTTVEDLLTTP, via the coding sequence ATGAACGCCTCCACGACCCTGCGTGACGTGTTCGGCCTCGACAGCCGGCCGCCGCGGCTGGCCGGCAGCACCCTCGTCATGATCGATTTTCAGCAGACCTACCGCGGCGGCGTGCTGGCCCTGGAGGGCGCCGAACAGGCGCTGGCGGCCGGCGCCCGACTGCTGGCCGCCGCCCGAGCCGCCGGTGTGCCGGTGGTGCACGTCGTCAACAACGGCGGTGCGGGCACCCCCTACGACGTCCGGGCGCAGATCGGCGCGATCAGTGCCGAGGTCGCCCCGGTGGAGGGGGAGCCCGTGGTCGTCAAGCGGGTCCCGAACGCCTTCCACGACACGGAGCTGGAGAAGACCCTGCGCGCCCTGGGAGCCGGGAGCGAGCTGGTGCTGGCCGGTTTCATGACACACATGTGCGTCACCTTCACCGCCCAGGGCGCCTTCCTCGCCGGCTACCGGCCCACCGTGGTCGCCGAGGCCACCGCCACCCGCGCGCTGGCCGCCCCCGACGGTGGCGTCCTGCCCGCGGCCGTGCTGCAGAGCGCCGCCCTGGCCACCGTCGCCGACCTGTTCGGCACCGTCACCACCACCGTCGAGGACCTCCTCACCACCCCCTGA
- a CDS encoding DJ-1/PfpI family protein, producing the protein MPTSRRVVIVVFPDVDLLDVTGPAEVFALANREIAALEDAGPPDGGRVDGGPQDGDRVGGGRVDGGRMGYRVQLAGPAGGAVTTSAGVRLLADLTFAEVGGVLDTLLVPGAVDAGPGGPVARIDREVVEWVRATAPQARRVASVCVGAHLLAAAGLLDGRTVTTHWSTAAQLAADHPAVTVDPDPIFLRSGNVWTGAGISACMDLALALVAEDLGEELALAVARQLVMYLKRQGGQSQFSVPLSRPPTARRDIDELRMFIADHLDADLSAPALARRMHLSERHFARVFRQETGTGAASYVEAARVEAVRRLLESTDQPLEQVAAACGIGSVETLHRALRRRTGTSPAAYRRRFRTAG; encoded by the coding sequence ATGCCCACTTCCCGCCGTGTCGTCATCGTGGTGTTCCCCGACGTCGACCTCCTCGACGTCACCGGCCCGGCCGAAGTCTTCGCGCTCGCCAACCGGGAGATCGCCGCCCTGGAGGACGCCGGCCCGCCGGACGGCGGCCGGGTGGACGGCGGCCCGCAGGACGGCGACCGGGTGGGCGGCGGCCGGGTGGACGGCGGCCGGATGGGGTACCGGGTGCAGCTGGCGGGGCCGGCGGGCGGGGCGGTCACCACCTCGGCCGGGGTGCGGCTGCTCGCGGACCTGACCTTCGCCGAGGTCGGCGGGGTGCTGGACACGCTGCTGGTGCCCGGCGCGGTCGACGCGGGGCCGGGCGGGCCGGTGGCCCGGATCGACCGGGAGGTGGTGGAGTGGGTGCGGGCGACCGCGCCGCAGGCCCGCCGGGTGGCGTCGGTGTGCGTGGGTGCGCACCTGCTGGCGGCCGCCGGGCTGCTGGACGGCCGCACCGTCACCACGCACTGGTCGACCGCCGCGCAGCTGGCCGCGGACCACCCCGCGGTGACGGTGGACCCGGACCCGATCTTCCTGCGGTCCGGGAACGTGTGGACCGGCGCCGGGATCAGCGCCTGCATGGATCTCGCGCTGGCACTGGTGGCCGAGGACCTGGGCGAGGAGCTCGCGCTGGCGGTGGCCCGGCAGCTGGTGATGTACCTCAAACGCCAGGGCGGGCAGAGCCAGTTCTCGGTGCCGCTGAGCCGCCCGCCCACGGCCCGCCGGGACATCGACGAGCTGAGGATGTTCATCGCCGACCATCTCGACGCCGACCTGTCCGCCCCCGCCCTGGCGCGGCGGATGCACCTGAGCGAGCGTCACTTCGCGCGGGTGTTCCGCCAGGAGACGGGCACCGGCGCGGCCTCCTACGTCGAGGCCGCCCGGGTGGAGGCGGTCCGGCGTCTGCTGGAGAGCACCGACCAGCCCTTGGAGCAGGTCGCCGCCGCCTGCGGGATCGGCTCGGTGGAGACCCTGCACCGGGCACTGCGCAGGCGGACCGGCACCTCGCCGGCCGCCTACCGCCGCCGCTTCCGCACCGCCGGCTGA
- a CDS encoding SpoIIE family protein phosphatase: protein MRDGRAAGRRPGPAAPRGPDPVPTDGLTEARDPRGAFYPVLERAGTSLSEADPDRVLSLLRADVARHTRAPLADDSAFLLLHLAAAP, encoded by the coding sequence CTGCGGGACGGACGCGCAGCCGGGCGCCGGCCGGGTCCGGCTGCGCCCCGGGGACCGGATCCTGTTCCCACCGACGGCCTGACCGAGGCCCGCGACCCGCGCGGCGCGTTCTACCCCGTCCTGGAGCGCGCCGGCACGTCGCTGTCCGAAGCGGACCCGGACCGGGTGCTGTCGCTGCTGCGCGCGGACGTGGCCCGGCACACCCGGGCGCCGCTCGCCGACGACTCGGCGTTCCTCCTGCTGCACCTCGCCGCCGCCCCCTGA
- a CDS encoding SpoIIE family protein phosphatase has protein sequence MSDNIATLRLRTETKPTDVRAVADTVQKVPLGPVPSRAGAGRIAHSHTSAAHAAEIGGDLHEAVTVPGGVRITVADIQSKGLPAVRGAAVVPAAFRQAAPHAARPSGVDERIEQALKRRTDGERLVTAVLAEVGDDGGVRLLNFGHPAPPIRRGAGSVELAEPPVPGPPLGLDCGTDAQPGAGRVRLRPGDRILFPPTA, from the coding sequence TTGTCCGACAACATCGCGACGCTGCGGCTGCGCACCGAGACGAAGCCGACCGACGTCCGGGCGGTGGCGGACACCGTCCAGAAGGTGCCGCTCGGGCCGGTGCCGTCCCGGGCGGGCGCCGGCAGGATCGCGCACTCCCACACCTCGGCCGCCCACGCCGCCGAGATCGGCGGGGACCTCCACGAGGCGGTGACCGTCCCGGGCGGAGTGCGGATCACCGTGGCGGACATCCAGAGCAAGGGCCTGCCGGCGGTGCGCGGAGCCGCCGTGGTGCCGGCGGCCTTCCGGCAGGCCGCCCCGCACGCGGCGCGACCGTCGGGGGTGGACGAGCGGATCGAACAGGCGTTGAAGCGGCGCACCGACGGCGAGCGCCTCGTCACCGCCGTACTCGCCGAGGTCGGGGACGACGGCGGTGTGCGGCTCCTGAACTTCGGGCACCCCGCCCCGCCGATCCGCCGGGGCGCCGGCTCGGTGGAACTGGCCGAACCCCCGGTGCCGGGACCGCCGTTGGGGCTGGACTGCGGGACGGACGCGCAGCCGGGCGCCGGCCGGGTCCGGCTGCGCCCCGGGGACCGGATCCTGTTCCCACCGACGGCCTGA
- a CDS encoding PadR family transcriptional regulator yields MSLRHALLGLLSERPASGYDLLKLFETSLANAWPATQSQVYTELTKLADTGLVTVAAHGPRGRKEYAITDPGLTELRRWLTETTPVQHTRSDLLLRVFFLGVLTPEQGREYLRWLADISTRGHEQLRTLEKSVDWDHDNLSTYGRIALEYGLRFNAMRREWAQWAAGQI; encoded by the coding sequence ATGAGCCTTCGCCACGCACTCCTGGGACTCCTCTCGGAGCGCCCCGCCAGCGGATACGACCTGCTGAAACTGTTCGAGACCTCGCTCGCCAACGCCTGGCCGGCAACCCAGAGCCAGGTCTACACCGAGCTGACCAAGCTCGCCGACACCGGACTGGTCACCGTCGCGGCCCACGGCCCCCGCGGCCGCAAGGAGTACGCCATCACCGACCCGGGCCTGACCGAGCTACGACGCTGGCTCACCGAAACCACACCGGTCCAACACACCCGCAGCGACCTGCTCCTGCGGGTCTTCTTCCTCGGCGTCCTCACCCCCGAACAAGGACGCGAGTACCTACGCTGGCTCGCCGACATCTCCACCCGCGGCCACGAACAACTGCGCACCCTCGAGAAGTCCGTGGACTGGGACCACGACAACCTGTCGACATACGGCCGGATCGCCCTCGAATACGGACTCCGCTTCAACGCCATGCGCCGCGAATGGGCACAATGGGCAGCCGGACAGATCTAG